A single window of Salvia splendens isolate huo1 chromosome 8, SspV2, whole genome shotgun sequence DNA harbors:
- the LOC121745182 gene encoding amino acid transporter AVT6C-like, producing MGLIIEAGGAEAPLLPDRHRDGSEKRPSIPGAVFNVATSIIGAGIMSIPATLKVLGVIPAFLMIVLIGIVVEISVEFMLRFTYSGEARTYAELMRESFGRCGAIAVQICVMITNLGCLIMYLIIIGDVLSGTGADHLGVLQEWCGVHWWNTRAVALLFITVFVMLPLLLYRRVESLWLSSAISVLLAFVFVGICTAMAITALIQGETQTPRWLPDLDGGVSFFNLFTAIPVIVTAFTFHFNVHAIGVELGKPSDMMKAVRIALILCAAIYFAIGIFGYLLFGEGTMDDILVNFDQSSGSGLGSLLNDIVRLSYALHLMLVFPLLNFSLRANIDEFLFPMKPHLAVDNNRFVALTLALAALSYILSIAIPSIWYLFQFMGSTSAVCLAFIFPGAVVLRDIHGISTARDKIVGTIMISLAVITSCVAISTNIYNMVV from the exons ATGGGTCTGATAATTGAAGCCGGCGGAGCTGAGGCCCCTCTCCTTCCCGATCGCCACCGAGATGGCTCCGAGAAGCGGCCGTCGATTCCCGGGGCCGTCTTCAACGTGGCGACAAGCATCATCGGCGCCGGGATCATGTCCATTCCCGCCACTCTCAAAGTCCTCGGCGTTATTCCAGCCTTTTTGATGATTGTTTTGATAGGCATAGTGGTTGAGATATCCGTGGAGTTCATGCTGAGGTTCACATACTCCGGCGAGGCTCGGACCTACGCCGAACTCATGAGGGAGTCCTTCGGCCGCTGCGGCGCCATCGCTGTCCAGATATGTGTCATGATCACCAACCTTGGTTGCCTCATCATGTACCTCATAATCATCG GGGATGTGCTCTCGGGGACCGGGGCGGATCACTTGGGGGTTTTGCAGGAATGGTGCGGCGTCCATTGGTGGAACACGCGCGCCGTTGCCCTCCTCTTCATTACCGTTTTTGTCATGCTTCCGCTTCTCTTGTATCGTCGTGTAG AATCACTATGGTTGAGTTCAGCAATATCAGTGCTTCTAGCATTCGTGTTTGTCGGTATATGCACGGCGATGGCCATCACGGCCCTTATCCAAGGGGAAACACAGACTCCAAGATGGCTTCCCGACTTGGACGGCGGAGtctccttcttcaacctcttcACCGCTATCCCCGTCATCGTCACAGCCTTCACCTTCCACTTCAACG TTCATGCTATTGGAGTGGAACTAGGCAAGCCTTCTGACATGATGAAAGCCGTGAGAATCGCTCTTATACTCTGCGCTGCGATCTACTTTGCTATCGGGATATTCGGTTACCTCCTTTTCGGGGAGGGAACCATGGACGACATACTAGTGAACTTCGACCAGAGCTCAGGCTCTGGCTTAGGCTCGTTGCTGAACGACATTGTTCGTTTGAGCTACGCGCTACACCTCATGCTCGTCTTCCCGCTCTTGAACTTCTCGTTGAGGGCCAACATCGACGAGTTCCTATTCCCAATGAAGCCTCATCTGGCCGTGGACAACAACAGATTTGTTGCACTCACTCTTGCTTTGGCTGCTTTGTCCTACATTTTATCAATAGCTATTCCTAGTATTTGGTACTTGTTCCAGTTCATGGGATCGACTTCCGCCGTCTGCCTCGCCTTCATTTTCCCCGGTGCCGTTGTATTGAG AGATATTCATGGAATTTCTACAGCGAGGGACAAGATTGTGGGCACCATTATGATAAGTCTTGCAGTGATTACAAGCTGTGTTGCTATTTCAACCAATATATATAACATGGTTGTATAA